A DNA window from Pseudomonas wuhanensis contains the following coding sequences:
- the atuD gene encoding citronellyl-CoA dehydrogenase: MIFTQEHEALRRTIRQFVDHEINPHVEEWEKAGRFPIHEIFRKAGDLGLLGISKPEKFGGMGLDYSYSIVAAEEFGTIHCGGIPMSIGVQTDMCTPALARFGSDELREEFLRPAITGEQVGCIGVSEVGAGSDVAGLKTTARKDGDDYVINGSKMWITNSPSADFICLLANTSDDKPHINKSLIMVPMNSPGISLSSHLDKLGMRSSETAQIFFDNVRVPQRNRIGHEGAGFMMQMLQFQEERLFGAANMIKGLEYCVDSTIEYCKERKTFGNALIDNQVIHFRLAELQTEIECLRALVYQATEQYIKGQDVTRLASMAKLKAGRLGREVSDSCLQYWGGMGFMWDNPVARAYRDVRLVSIGGGADEIMLGIICKLMGILPGKKK, from the coding sequence ATGATCTTCACCCAGGAACACGAAGCACTGCGTCGCACCATCCGCCAATTCGTCGATCACGAGATCAATCCTCATGTCGAGGAATGGGAAAAGGCCGGGCGTTTTCCGATCCATGAGATCTTCCGCAAGGCGGGCGACCTCGGTCTGCTGGGGATTTCCAAACCGGAAAAATTCGGTGGCATGGGGCTCGATTACAGCTATTCGATTGTGGCGGCCGAAGAGTTCGGCACCATTCATTGCGGCGGCATTCCGATGTCCATCGGCGTGCAGACCGACATGTGTACCCCGGCTCTGGCACGATTCGGCTCCGATGAACTGCGTGAAGAGTTCCTGCGGCCAGCGATCACCGGCGAGCAGGTTGGCTGTATCGGCGTCTCCGAAGTCGGCGCCGGCTCCGACGTAGCAGGTTTGAAAACCACCGCCCGCAAGGACGGCGATGACTACGTGATCAACGGCAGCAAGATGTGGATCACCAACTCGCCGAGCGCCGACTTCATCTGCCTGCTGGCCAACACCTCGGACGACAAACCGCACATCAACAAGTCGCTGATCATGGTGCCAATGAACAGCCCCGGGATCAGCCTCAGCTCGCACCTGGACAAGCTCGGCATGCGCAGCTCGGAAACCGCCCAGATATTCTTCGACAACGTGCGCGTACCGCAACGCAACCGCATCGGCCACGAAGGCGCCGGGTTCATGATGCAGATGCTGCAGTTCCAGGAAGAACGATTGTTCGGCGCGGCGAACATGATCAAAGGCCTGGAATACTGCGTCGACAGCACCATCGAGTACTGCAAGGAGCGCAAAACCTTCGGCAATGCGCTGATCGACAATCAGGTCATCCATTTCCGCCTGGCCGAATTGCAAACCGAAATCGAATGCCTGCGGGCGCTGGTCTATCAGGCCACCGAGCAATACATCAAAGGCCAGGATGTCACCCGTCTGGCGTCCATGGCCAAACTCAAGGCCGGGCGACTCGGTCGGGAAGTCAGCGACAGTTGCCTGCAATATTGGGGCGGCATGGGCTTCATGTGGGACAACCCGGTGGCCCGGGCTTACCGCGACGTGCGGCTAGTGTCGATCGGCGGCGGTGCCGACGAAATCATGCTGGGGATCATCTGCAAACTCATGGGCATCCTGCCGGGGAAAAAGAAATGA
- a CDS encoding SDR family oxidoreductase — translation MAYDSIFKPDLFAGQNIIVTGGGSGIGRCTAHELAALGAHVLLVGRNTEKLKKVAAEITEDGGKASWQVCDIRDEDAVTQLVSELIRKHGPIHGLVNNAGGQYPSPLASINQKGFETILRTNLVGGFLMAREVFNQSMSKHGGAIVNMLADMWGGMPGMGHSGAARSGMDNFTKTAAFEWGYAGVRVNAVAPGWVASSGMDTYEGAFRAVIPTLCEHVPLKRIGTESEISAAIVFLLSPAAAFVSGSTLRIDGAASLGGRAWPMHKAQNSHSYNGFHRAYLPEVLRPDVPKPDASKPDELKDKE, via the coding sequence ATGGCTTATGACTCGATTTTCAAACCCGACCTGTTCGCCGGCCAAAACATCATCGTCACCGGTGGCGGCAGCGGCATCGGCCGTTGCACCGCTCACGAGCTCGCAGCCCTCGGCGCGCATGTGCTGCTGGTGGGACGGAATACCGAGAAACTGAAAAAGGTCGCCGCCGAAATCACCGAAGACGGGGGTAAAGCCAGTTGGCAGGTCTGCGATATCCGCGATGAAGACGCCGTCACGCAACTGGTCAGCGAACTAATCCGCAAACACGGACCGATTCATGGACTGGTCAACAATGCTGGCGGGCAGTACCCCTCGCCCCTGGCGTCGATCAATCAGAAAGGTTTCGAAACCATACTGCGCACCAACCTGGTGGGCGGTTTTCTGATGGCCCGTGAGGTGTTCAATCAGTCCATGAGCAAGCACGGCGGCGCCATCGTCAACATGCTCGCCGACATGTGGGGCGGCATGCCCGGCATGGGCCACTCAGGTGCGGCGCGCTCGGGCATGGACAACTTCACCAAGACCGCCGCGTTTGAATGGGGCTATGCCGGCGTGCGGGTCAACGCCGTCGCGCCAGGCTGGGTCGCCTCCAGCGGCATGGACACCTACGAAGGTGCGTTCCGGGCCGTGATCCCGACCTTGTGCGAACACGTACCACTCAAACGCATTGGCACCGAATCGGAAATCAGCGCGGCGATTGTTTTCCTGCTCAGCCCGGCAGCCGCTTTTGTCAGCGGCAGCACGCTACGCATCGACGGTGCCGCCAGCCTCGGCGGGCGGGCCTGGCCGATGCACAAGGCGCAGAACAGTCACTCCTACAACGGCTTTCACCGCGCGTATTTACCCGAAGTACTCAGACCCGACGTGCCCAAACCAGACGCGTCCAAACCAGACGAGCTCAAGGACAAGGAATAA
- a CDS encoding acetyl/propionyl/methylcrotonyl-CoA carboxylase subunit alpha: MPAFSKILIANRGEIACRIQRTAQALGYRTVAVFSEADADALHVQMADEAVNIGPAPVQQSYLNIPAIIDAARRTCADAIHPGYGFLSENAEFALTCQQAGIIFIGPSPEAIELMGSKRLSKLAMIKAGVPCIKGYQGSEQDDATLSREAERIGYPLMIKASAGGGGRGMRLVHSAGELLEQIRTARSEALHGFGSDELILEQALIDPRHVEVQVFGDQHGSLIYLGERDCSIQRRHQKIIEEAPCPVMTAELRQAMGEAALKAGRAVNYVGAGTVEFLLDARGQFYFLEMNTRLQVEHPVTELITGLDLVAWQLHVAEGQPLPLRQEQVQLNGHAMEVRLYAEDPAQGFLPQTGRIAAWEPALPGSVRIDHGLIEGQSVSPFYDPMLGKLIAHGATREEARRKLLRAVQDSVLLGVQSNQRLLASLLEHPQFIGGEFSTGFIPTYFTDHPCLHPHVPSAEELAIAAALFYHASAQAHRAPLAGWRNNASVPLHYRIGLEDHDWPVELNAEPGKPYRAQIGARALELKIIGCDGRWATLEIDGTRQRHAYRLEAGQLWLFTRPGSLRLVDRTQARVSGQASVSSGTLKAPMDGAIVDVLVSEGSPVSKGQLLVVLEAMKMEHPLKSGIDGVLKRLQVRVGDQVKNRQILLEVE, translated from the coding sequence ATGCCCGCCTTTAGCAAAATCCTGATCGCCAACCGCGGTGAAATCGCCTGCCGCATCCAGCGCACCGCACAAGCGCTGGGCTACCGCACCGTCGCCGTGTTCAGCGAGGCCGACGCCGACGCATTGCATGTGCAGATGGCCGACGAAGCCGTGAACATCGGCCCGGCCCCGGTGCAGCAGTCTTACCTGAACATCCCGGCAATCATCGACGCCGCCCGGCGCACGTGTGCCGATGCGATCCACCCCGGTTACGGCTTCCTCTCGGAAAACGCAGAATTCGCCCTCACCTGCCAACAGGCCGGCATCATCTTCATCGGCCCCAGCCCCGAGGCCATCGAACTGATGGGCAGCAAACGCCTGTCGAAACTCGCCATGATCAAAGCGGGCGTGCCCTGTATCAAAGGCTATCAGGGCAGCGAACAGGATGACGCGACCCTGAGCCGCGAAGCCGAACGCATCGGCTACCCGCTGATGATCAAGGCCAGTGCCGGCGGCGGCGGTCGTGGCATGCGCCTGGTGCACAGCGCTGGAGAGTTGCTGGAGCAGATTCGCACCGCACGCTCCGAGGCGCTGCATGGGTTTGGCAGCGACGAACTGATCCTCGAGCAAGCCTTGATCGACCCGCGTCACGTCGAGGTTCAAGTGTTCGGCGATCAGCACGGCAGCCTGATCTACCTCGGTGAGCGCGACTGTTCGATTCAGCGCCGCCACCAGAAAATCATCGAGGAAGCGCCTTGCCCGGTAATGACCGCCGAGCTGCGCCAGGCCATGGGCGAAGCGGCGCTCAAGGCAGGGCGCGCGGTGAATTACGTCGGCGCTGGCACTGTGGAGTTCCTGCTGGATGCTCGCGGGCAGTTTTACTTTCTGGAGATGAATACCCGGCTGCAAGTGGAACACCCGGTGACAGAGCTGATCACCGGCCTCGATTTGGTGGCCTGGCAATTACACGTCGCCGAAGGACAACCGCTGCCACTACGACAGGAGCAGGTGCAGCTCAACGGGCATGCCATGGAGGTGCGCCTGTACGCCGAAGATCCGGCCCAGGGATTTCTGCCGCAAACCGGGCGAATCGCAGCCTGGGAGCCTGCGTTGCCGGGCAGCGTGCGGATCGACCATGGCCTGATCGAAGGCCAGTCTGTCAGCCCGTTCTATGACCCGATGCTGGGCAAGCTCATCGCCCACGGCGCCACCCGCGAAGAAGCCCGGCGCAAGTTGCTGCGGGCAGTACAGGACAGCGTACTGCTGGGCGTACAGAGCAATCAGCGCTTGCTCGCCAGCCTGCTGGAACATCCACAGTTCATCGGCGGCGAGTTCAGCACCGGGTTCATCCCCACGTACTTTACCGATCATCCCTGCCTGCATCCCCATGTGCCGAGCGCCGAAGAACTGGCCATCGCCGCGGCGCTTTTTTATCACGCGTCGGCACAGGCTCACCGAGCCCCGCTGGCCGGTTGGCGCAACAACGCCAGCGTGCCTTTGCACTACCGAATCGGCCTGGAGGATCATGATTGGCCGGTGGAATTGAACGCTGAACCCGGCAAACCCTACCGTGCTCAGATCGGCGCTCGTGCCCTCGAACTGAAGATCATCGGATGCGACGGACGCTGGGCCACCCTGGAAATCGACGGCACCCGCCAACGCCATGCCTATCGCCTCGAGGCCGGGCAACTCTGGTTGTTCACGCGCCCCGGCAGCCTGCGGCTGGTCGATCGGACCCAGGCGCGGGTCAGCGGCCAGGCCAGTGTCAGTTCCGGCACGCTCAAGGCACCAATGGACGGGGCGATCGTCGATGTACTGGTCAGTGAGGGCAGCCCGGTCAGCAAAGGTCAGCTGCTGGTGGTGCTCGAAGCGATGAAAATGGAACATCCGCTCAAATCGGGTATCGACGGCGTGCTCAAACGCTTGCAGGTCAGGGTCGGCGATCAGGTAAAAAATCGTCAGATTTTGTTGGAGGTCGAATAA
- a CDS encoding pyrimidine/purine nucleoside phosphorylase, producing the protein MFKVNEYFDGTVKSIAFGTAEGPATIGVMAPGEYKFGTSQREIMHVVSGALTVKLPDSDTWETFAAGSQFNVPANSQFQLKVAVDTAYLCEYRG; encoded by the coding sequence ATGTTTAAAGTCAACGAGTACTTCGACGGCACCGTCAAGTCGATCGCCTTTGGCACCGCTGAAGGTCCAGCGACCATCGGCGTCATGGCACCGGGCGAATACAAATTCGGCACCAGCCAGCGTGAAATCATGCACGTGGTGTCCGGCGCCCTGACCGTCAAACTGCCTGACAGCGACACCTGGGAAACCTTCGCCGCTGGCAGCCAGTTCAACGTGCCCGCCAACAGCCAGTTCCAGCTGAAAGTGGCCGTCGACACCGCTTACCTGTGCGAATACCGCGGCTAA
- a CDS encoding chemotaxis protein CheV, which translates to MAGILDTVDQRTQLVGENRLEILMFRLAGRQLFAINVFKVQEVLQLPKLTLMPQRHPFVCGVVNLRGQTLPVIDLSQAIGMRPLVPSPTSTIIVTEYNRSVQAFLVGGVDRIVNMNWEAILPPPTSAGRQHYLTAISKVDDQLVEIIDVEKVLAEIVPYNAKVSRDKLDDPVLELARGREVLLVDDSNVALSQLRDTLGQLGVKMHIASDGLKALNMLKAWADTGEVMTDKLLMIFTDAEMPEMDGYRLTTEIRNDPRLRSLYVVLHTSLSGSFNDSMVKKVGCDNFLSKFQPDKLVDVVRQRLMLDAVPA; encoded by the coding sequence ATGGCCGGCATTCTCGACACGGTAGACCAACGCACGCAACTGGTGGGTGAGAATCGCCTGGAAATTCTCATGTTCCGGCTGGCCGGACGGCAATTGTTTGCGATCAACGTCTTCAAGGTCCAGGAAGTGCTGCAGCTACCGAAGCTGACCCTGATGCCGCAACGTCATCCCTTTGTTTGCGGTGTGGTCAACCTGCGTGGCCAGACGTTGCCAGTGATCGACCTGTCCCAGGCCATCGGCATGCGCCCGCTGGTGCCAAGCCCCACCAGTACCATTATCGTCACCGAGTACAACCGCTCGGTGCAGGCGTTCCTGGTCGGTGGTGTGGACCGCATCGTCAACATGAACTGGGAAGCCATTTTGCCGCCGCCAACCAGCGCCGGTCGCCAGCATTACCTGACCGCCATCAGCAAGGTCGATGATCAGTTGGTGGAAATCATCGATGTCGAAAAAGTCCTGGCCGAAATCGTTCCATACAACGCCAAGGTATCGCGCGACAAACTCGACGATCCGGTTCTGGAGCTCGCCCGGGGCCGTGAAGTGCTGCTGGTGGATGACTCGAACGTGGCCCTGTCGCAATTGCGCGACACCTTGGGTCAGTTGGGCGTGAAGATGCACATTGCCAGCGATGGCTTGAAGGCGCTGAACATGCTCAAGGCCTGGGCCGATACGGGCGAAGTCATGACTGACAAGCTGCTGATGATCTTCACCGATGCGGAAATGCCGGAAATGGACGGTTATCGCCTGACCACCGAAATTCGTAACGATCCCCGTTTGCGCAGCCTTTATGTGGTCTTGCACACTTCGCTGTCGGGCAGCTTCAACGACTCGATGGTGAAGAAGGTCGGCTGCGACAACTTCCTCTCCAAGTTCCAGCCCGACAAACTCGTCGACGTGGTGCGCCAGCGCCTGATGCTCGACGCAGTTCCGGCCTGA
- a CDS encoding enoyl-CoA hydratase/isomerase family protein, translating to MSTLPVCQTLLLERHNGVLHITLNRPDSRNAMNLQMVAELRAVLAAVRDDRQVRALVIGGAGGHFCAGADIKDMANARTQGQTAYRDLNRVFGALLEETQHAPQVVITVLQGAVLGGGFGLACVSDIAMADHQAQFGLPETSLGLLPAQIAPFVVQRIGLTQARRLALTAARFDGNQARRMGLVHFVEHDPQALAERLDEVLAHVLCCAPGANAATKKLLLASAGQPSDGLLDQAAEWFSEAVTGDEGVEGTMAFVQKRKPGWAP from the coding sequence ATGAGCACCCTTCCCGTTTGTCAGACCCTGTTGCTAGAACGGCATAACGGCGTCCTGCACATCACCCTAAACCGCCCCGACAGTCGCAACGCCATGAACCTGCAAATGGTTGCCGAATTGCGTGCAGTGCTGGCGGCGGTGCGGGATGACCGGCAGGTTCGCGCGTTGGTGATTGGCGGTGCCGGCGGGCATTTTTGTGCCGGTGCCGACATCAAGGACATGGCCAACGCCCGCACTCAGGGCCAAACGGCCTATCGCGATTTGAACCGCGTGTTCGGCGCCTTGCTGGAAGAAACCCAGCACGCGCCACAAGTGGTGATCACCGTGCTGCAAGGCGCGGTGCTTGGCGGTGGTTTCGGCCTGGCCTGTGTCAGTGACATCGCGATGGCCGATCATCAGGCGCAATTCGGCCTGCCGGAAACCAGCCTCGGCCTGCTGCCGGCGCAGATCGCGCCGTTCGTGGTGCAGCGCATTGGTCTGACCCAAGCCCGCCGACTGGCCCTGACCGCCGCACGGTTCGATGGCAACCAGGCGCGGCGGATGGGGTTGGTGCATTTTGTCGAGCATGACCCGCAAGCCTTGGCCGAGCGCCTCGATGAAGTGCTGGCCCATGTGTTGTGTTGCGCCCCGGGGGCGAATGCGGCGACCAAAAAACTCTTGCTGGCGAGTGCCGGACAACCTTCGGATGGCCTGCTCGATCAGGCGGCCGAGTGGTTCAGCGAAGCGGTGACTGGGGATGAAGGGGTCGAGGGGACCATGGCCTTTGTGCAGAAGCGTAAACCGGGGTGGGCGCCATAA
- the atuC gene encoding geranyl-CoA carboxylase subunit beta, producing MPVIQSQVDPFSEAFARNRVAMLAGIEQVRQLEQNLLSKAAEAKPRFDKRGQLLPRERLNLLLDPGAPFLELASLAGYKLHDDKDGSSAGGGLIAGIGYVSGARVLVVANNSAIKGGTISPSGLKKSLRLQQIAMENKLPVITLAESGGANLNYAAEIFVEGARSFANQARMSAMGLPQITVVHGSATAGGAYQPGLSDYVVVVRGKAKLFLAGPPLLKAATGEVATDEELGGAEMHAQTAGTAEYLAENDADGVRQVREIMSLLPWNDQLQWLPERQWEEPLYPIDELLGLIPDDPKKSYDVREIIARIADASNFLEFKGEFDPQTICGHLQIQGRACGFIGNNGPITPKGASKAAQFIQLCDQSQTPLLFFHNTTGFMVGTESEQQGVIKHGAKMIQAVANARVPKLTIVVGGSYGAGNYAMCGRGLDPRFIFAWPNSRTAVMGGAQAGKVLRIVTEAKQLKDGVVPDPKMLDMLEQVTAQKLDSQSTALYGSANLWDDGLIDPRDTRTLLGYLLDICHEAEVRSLQPNSFGVARF from the coding sequence ATGCCGGTCATCCAGTCCCAGGTAGATCCGTTCAGCGAAGCGTTTGCCCGCAACCGGGTGGCCATGCTGGCCGGCATCGAGCAGGTCCGTCAGCTCGAGCAGAACCTGCTGAGCAAAGCCGCCGAAGCCAAGCCCAGGTTCGACAAGCGCGGGCAACTGCTACCCCGTGAACGCCTCAATTTATTACTCGACCCCGGCGCACCGTTCCTCGAGTTGGCGAGCCTGGCCGGCTACAAGTTGCACGACGACAAGGACGGCAGCTCGGCCGGCGGCGGTTTGATCGCCGGGATCGGTTACGTGTCCGGCGCACGAGTGCTGGTGGTGGCGAACAACAGCGCGATCAAGGGTGGAACCATTTCCCCCAGCGGTTTGAAAAAATCACTGCGCCTGCAACAGATCGCCATGGAAAACAAACTGCCGGTAATCACCCTCGCGGAAAGCGGAGGCGCCAACCTCAATTACGCGGCGGAGATTTTCGTCGAAGGCGCGCGCAGTTTTGCCAATCAGGCGCGGATGTCGGCCATGGGCTTGCCGCAAATCACCGTGGTCCATGGCTCGGCCACGGCAGGCGGTGCTTATCAGCCGGGGTTGTCGGATTACGTGGTGGTGGTGCGCGGCAAGGCCAAGCTGTTTCTCGCAGGTCCCCCACTGCTCAAGGCCGCCACCGGTGAAGTCGCCACCGACGAAGAACTGGGCGGCGCCGAGATGCACGCGCAAACCGCCGGCACCGCCGAATACCTGGCAGAGAACGATGCCGATGGCGTGCGCCAGGTGCGCGAGATCATGAGCCTGTTGCCATGGAACGATCAGTTGCAATGGTTACCCGAACGTCAGTGGGAAGAACCGCTCTACCCCATCGACGAACTGCTGGGCCTGATCCCGGATGACCCGAAAAAATCCTACGACGTGCGCGAAATCATCGCGCGGATTGCCGACGCGTCGAACTTCCTCGAATTCAAGGGCGAGTTCGACCCGCAAACAATCTGCGGGCATTTGCAGATTCAGGGTCGAGCCTGCGGCTTCATCGGCAACAACGGCCCAATTACGCCCAAAGGTGCGAGCAAGGCTGCACAGTTCATTCAGCTCTGCGACCAGAGCCAGACGCCCCTGCTGTTTTTCCACAACACCACCGGTTTCATGGTCGGCACCGAGTCGGAGCAACAAGGGGTGATCAAGCACGGCGCCAAAATGATTCAAGCGGTGGCCAATGCTCGGGTGCCTAAATTGACGATCGTCGTCGGTGGCTCCTACGGTGCCGGCAACTACGCGATGTGCGGCCGTGGCCTCGACCCGCGTTTCATCTTCGCCTGGCCCAACAGCCGCACCGCGGTGATGGGCGGCGCCCAGGCCGGCAAAGTGTTGCGGATCGTCACCGAAGCCAAACAGCTCAAGGACGGGGTGGTGCCCGACCCGAAAATGCTCGACATGCTGGAACAGGTCACCGCGCAGAAACTCGACAGCCAGTCCACAGCGCTGTATGGCAGCGCCAATCTGTGGGACGACGGGCTGATCGATCCGCGGGACACCCGGACCCTGCTCGGGTACCTGCTGGATATCTGCCATGAGGCCGAGGTTCGTTCGCTGCAACCCAACAGTTTCGGCGTCGCGAGGTTTTGA
- a CDS encoding exonuclease domain-containing protein has product MPHWLVIDLEATTDEGGWPVTEMEIIEIGATLVDRKGQELDHFQCFVRPLRRPLLTPFCRELTHITQANIDAAQPLTDVWSSFERWLGQHHARLEGWASWGDYDRKQLLQDWQRLQLDSALSRVPHMNLKQRFAKARRLERPLGLNGALQLAGLQFNGQQHRALEDARNTARLLPLVFPANP; this is encoded by the coding sequence ATGCCTCACTGGTTGGTCATTGATCTGGAAGCCACCACCGATGAGGGTGGCTGGCCAGTAACGGAAATGGAAATCATCGAAATCGGTGCCACCCTCGTGGACCGCAAGGGCCAGGAACTGGATCACTTCCAGTGCTTCGTGCGCCCGTTGCGCCGGCCCTTGCTGACGCCGTTTTGCCGGGAACTGACCCACATCACCCAGGCCAATATCGATGCCGCACAGCCGCTCACCGATGTCTGGTCCTCGTTCGAACGCTGGCTCGGTCAACATCACGCGCGCCTGGAAGGCTGGGCCAGTTGGGGCGATTACGACCGCAAGCAACTGCTTCAGGACTGGCAGCGCCTGCAACTCGACAGCGCCCTGAGCCGGGTACCGCACATGAATCTCAAGCAACGCTTCGCCAAGGCTCGTCGGCTCGAGCGCCCGCTGGGGCTTAATGGAGCCTTGCAACTGGCGGGCCTGCAGTTCAACGGTCAGCAGCATCGGGCGCTGGAAGACGCGCGCAATACTGCGCGTTTGTTACCGCTGGTTTTCCCCGCTAATCCTTGA
- a CDS encoding sensor histidine kinase encodes MYASLKSITLWPPSRKNARRFTLFLCICSALGSLLVYSLSIPLPVSLLVLNSAALACVWVGHCLSRKSIKFQPQELADRLLQVQENERHRLSRELHDDIGQLLTAAKLQGEWLKRRLPEELQGQCSVLCDTLDETLAKVRDVSAILNPRQLASLGLEASLRAHLLRTLANTSVHWSLECHQRLTGIPEEIAVAAFRITQEAVTNILRHAEARNLLIRLQRLPQGLTLLISDDGLGFAPAADPAREGQRGMAGMSERIDQLGGTLTVTSEPGKGTQIEALFPWAPRALERASTNKVMH; translated from the coding sequence ATGTACGCCAGCCTCAAGTCAATTACCCTGTGGCCACCCTCCCGAAAAAACGCGCGCCGGTTCACGCTTTTTCTGTGCATCTGCTCGGCGCTTGGCAGCCTGCTGGTCTATAGCTTGTCCATCCCTCTGCCGGTGAGTCTGCTGGTGCTCAACAGTGCGGCGTTGGCCTGTGTCTGGGTGGGACATTGTCTCTCGCGCAAATCGATAAAGTTTCAACCTCAAGAACTGGCTGACCGTCTGCTGCAAGTGCAGGAAAACGAACGCCACCGGCTCAGTCGAGAGCTGCATGATGACATTGGTCAATTGCTGACCGCCGCAAAACTTCAAGGTGAATGGCTCAAACGTCGATTGCCCGAAGAACTGCAGGGTCAGTGTTCGGTACTCTGCGATACGCTGGACGAAACCCTGGCCAAGGTTCGCGACGTCTCGGCCATCCTCAATCCGCGGCAACTGGCCAGTCTCGGGCTGGAAGCCAGCCTGCGAGCACATTTACTCAGGACCCTGGCCAATACCTCCGTGCACTGGAGCCTGGAATGCCATCAACGCCTGACGGGCATACCGGAGGAAATAGCGGTGGCAGCTTTTCGAATCACTCAAGAAGCCGTTACCAATATACTGCGTCACGCCGAGGCCAGAAATCTATTGATCCGCCTGCAACGCCTGCCCCAAGGCCTGACGCTGTTGATCAGCGACGATGGCCTGGGTTTCGCGCCAGCGGCAGATCCCGCTCGCGAAGGGCAACGGGGAATGGCCGGGATGTCGGAACGGATCGATCAGTTAGGTGGCACACTGACCGTGACCAGCGAACCGGGCAAAGGCACTCAAATAGAAGCACTCTTCCCCTGGGCGCCCCGCGCGCTAGAACGGGCCAGTACGAATAAGGTTATGCATTGA
- a CDS encoding MOSC domain-containing protein → MRLSALYRYPLKSGKGESLNQVSLDKLGLDGDRRWMLVDEASGRFLTQRAVAKMSQLSALWNADGGLTLSAPDHSPIDIALPDGEAELRGVTIWRDTLRVPDAGDAAGAWVSEFIGKPTRLVQVPLDRARTTQAGYGKDDDQVAFADGFPLLLIGQASLEDLSNKVGRPLEMLRFRPNLVIEGSEAYAEDSWKRVRIGDVEFRVVKSCSRCILTTIDPQTGERSEDREPLATLQKYRTVADGAMFGQNLVNDGNGRLEVGMPVTILE, encoded by the coding sequence ATGCGTCTGAGCGCGCTTTATCGTTATCCGTTGAAATCCGGCAAGGGCGAGAGCCTGAATCAGGTCAGCCTGGACAAGCTGGGACTGGACGGCGATCGACGCTGGATGCTGGTGGACGAGGCCAGCGGGCGCTTCCTGACCCAGCGCGCGGTCGCGAAAATGAGTCAGCTGTCAGCGTTGTGGAATGCCGACGGCGGCTTGACCCTCAGTGCTCCGGACCATTCACCGATCGATATTGCGTTGCCCGACGGTGAAGCCGAGCTGCGTGGCGTGACCATCTGGCGCGACACCTTGCGCGTTCCCGATGCCGGCGATGCGGCGGGTGCCTGGGTCAGTGAGTTCATCGGCAAGCCGACGCGCCTGGTGCAAGTGCCGCTTGATCGCGCGCGGACCACCCAGGCGGGCTACGGAAAGGATGATGATCAGGTGGCTTTTGCCGACGGCTTTCCGTTGTTGCTGATTGGTCAGGCGTCGCTGGAAGACTTGTCGAACAAGGTCGGTCGGCCGCTGGAGATGTTGCGTTTCCGGCCCAATCTGGTGATCGAGGGCAGCGAGGCGTATGCAGAAGATAGTTGGAAGCGCGTCCGCATTGGCGACGTTGAGTTTCGCGTGGTCAAGTCCTGTTCACGCTGCATTCTGACCACCATCGACCCGCAGACCGGCGAACGCAGCGAAGATCGTGAGCCGCTGGCGACCTTGCAGAAATACCGCACCGTGGCCGATGGCGCGATGTTCGGTCAGAACCTGGTCAACGACGGTAACGGCCGCCTGGAAGTCGGCATGCCGGTGACGATCCTCGAATAA
- a CDS encoding response regulator, which produces MTCNLLLVDDHSLIRAGVRALVLDIPGYAVVGEANDGSQLVEMVEQLSPDIILLDISMKETGGLEALQRLKRVRPQCKVLILSMHTDPALIMQALESGAHGYLLKDTTATELEHALDALRNNERYLSPAIAHTVINQALTRTQNNQAQPQDSHNLTARQLEILRLIVRGKSTREIANGLGLSIKTVETHRSQIMKRLQIYDVAGLVLFAVREQIISLDD; this is translated from the coding sequence TTGACTTGTAACTTACTTCTGGTGGACGACCACTCACTTATCAGGGCTGGCGTGCGCGCTCTGGTGCTGGATATTCCCGGCTATGCGGTAGTCGGGGAGGCCAATGACGGCTCGCAGTTGGTCGAAATGGTCGAACAGCTATCCCCGGACATCATTCTGCTGGATATCTCCATGAAGGAAACCGGTGGCCTTGAAGCCTTGCAGCGACTCAAGCGAGTACGTCCGCAGTGCAAAGTGCTCATCCTGTCGATGCATACCGACCCGGCGCTCATCATGCAGGCACTGGAATCAGGGGCGCATGGCTACCTGCTCAAGGACACCACGGCCACCGAGCTCGAACATGCCCTGGATGCCTTGCGCAATAACGAACGCTACCTGAGCCCGGCCATTGCCCATACCGTCATCAACCAGGCACTGACCCGAACCCAGAATAATCAGGCGCAACCCCAAGACTCGCACAACCTGACGGCACGCCAGCTGGAAATTCTGCGACTGATTGTTCGCGGAAAATCCACCCGGGAAATCGCCAATGGCCTGGGTCTGAGCATCAAGACCGTCGAAACGCACCGCTCACAGATCATGAAACGCTTGCAGATCTATGATGTGGCCGGCCTGGTGCTGTTCGCCGTGCGCGAACAAATCATCAGTCTGGACGATTAG